One Cygnus atratus isolate AKBS03 ecotype Queensland, Australia chromosome 21, CAtr_DNAZoo_HiC_assembly, whole genome shotgun sequence genomic region harbors:
- the P3H1 gene encoding prolyl 3-hydroxylase 1, giving the protein MALAGRLLPLLPLLVWAAAAAAGPPEPAEPPLPAEPPDALFAAGAEAYARGDWPAVVLHMERALRARAALRSRLLRCRLRCANSTAGPAEEEPRSQTEPEPPLRDLLFFRGLLRRAACLRGCGPAAPSRYRLGEELEREFRKRSPYNYLQVAYFKINKVAKAVAAAHTFFVANPEHVEMKQNLEYYQMMAGVKEADFTDLEARPHMTEFRLGVRFYTEEQPAAAVLHLEKALAEYFVADTECRALCEGPYDYEGYNYLEYNADLFQAVTDHYMQVLSCKQGCVTELASQPGREKPLEDFLPSHFNYLQFAYYNSGNYEKAIECTKTYLLFFPNDEVMNQNLAYYTAVLGEDLARPIEPREEIRAYRQRSLMEKELLFFSYDVFGIPFVDPDTWTPEEVIPKRLREKQKVERETAARISEEIGNLMKEIETLVEEKAKESADISKLIREGGPLVYEGASVTMNSKALNGSQRVVVDGVLSAEECRELQRLTNAAASAGDGYRGKTSPHTPSETFYGVTVLKALKLGQEGKVPLQSAHLYYNVTEKVRHMMESYFRLEVPLHFSYSHLVCRTAIEDKQEGRSDNSHEVHVDNCILNAEAMVCVKEPPAYTFRDYSAILYLNGDFEGGAFYFTELDAKTETAEVQPQCGRAVGFSSGSENPHGVKAVTKGQRCAIALWFTLDPRHSERERVQADDLVKMLFRVEEVDLLQETGTEQEPPALTATDGSHAARKDEL; this is encoded by the exons ATGGCGCTGGCGGGGaggctgctgccgctgctgccgctgctggtgtgggcggcggcggcggcggcggggcccccgGAGCCCGCCGAGCCCCCGCTGCCGGCCGAGCCCCCGGACGCGCTGTTCGCCGCCGGCGCCGAGGCGTACGCGCGGGGCGACTGGCCCGCCGTGGTGCTGCACATGGAGCGGGCGCTGCGGGCCCGCGCCGCGCTGCGCTCCCGGCTGCTGCGGTGCCGCCTGCGCTGCGCCAACTCCACGGCCGGGCCGGCGGAGGAAGAGCCCCGGTCCCAGACCGAGCCCGAGCCCCCGCTCCGCGACCTTCTCTTTTTCCGGGGGCTGCTGCGGCGCGCCGCCTGCctgcggggctgcggccccgccgcgccctcCCGGTACCGCCTGGGCGAGGAGCTGGAGCGCGAGTTCCGCAAGCGCAGCCCCTACAACTACCTCCAGGTCGCCTACTTCAAG ATCAACAAGGTGGCAAAGGCTGTGGCGGCGGCGCACACCTTCTTCGTGGCCAACCCTGAGCACGTGGAGATGAAGCAGAACCTGGAGTACTACCAGATGATGGCGGGCGTCAAGGAGGCTGACTTCACTGACCTGGAGGCCAGGCCGCACATG ACTGAATTTCGGCTAGGCGTGAGGTTTTACACAGAGGAGCAGCCGGCTGCAGCTGTCCTGCACCTGGAGAAGGCGCTGGCGGAGTACTTTGTGGCAGACACCGAGTGCCGCGCGCTCTGCGAGGGGCCCTATGACTACGAAGGCTACAACTACCTGGAGTACAACGCAGATCTTTTCCAGGCCGTGACAG ATCACTACAtgcaggtgctgagctgcaaGCAGGGCTGCGTTACAGAGCTTGCCTCGCAGCCTGGCCGGGAGAAGCCCCTGGAGGATTTCCTGCCCTCGCACTTCAACTACCTGCAGTTTGCCTACTACAACA GTGGGAATTATGAAAAAGCAATTGAATGCACCAAAACCTACTTGCTCTTCTTCCCGAACGACGAGGTGATGAACCAGAATTTGGCCTATTATACTGCTGTCCTGGGGGAAGACCTGGCCAGGCCCATTGAACCCCGAGAG GAGATCCGGGCATACCGCCAACGAAGCCTGATGGAGAAGGAGCTGCTCTTCTTCAGCTACGATGTCTTTGGGATCCCCTTTGTGGACCCG GACACGTGGACCCCCGAGGAGGTGATACCAAAGAGGCTGCGAGAGAAACAAAA GGTGGAGCGGGAGACAGCGGCACGCATCTCGGAGGAGATCGGCAACCTCATGAAGGAGATCGAGACGCTGGTGGAGGAGAAGGCGAAGGAGTCTGCTGATATAAGCAAGCTCATCCGAGAAG GTGGCCCCTTGGTGTATGAGGGAGCCAGCGTCACCATGAACTCCAAGGCCTTGAACGGCTCGCAGCGCGTTGTGGTGGATGGGGTCCTGTCAGCTGAGGAGTGCCGGGAGCTTCAGAGACTGACCAAC gcagctgcctcGGCTGGGGATGGCTATCGTGGGAAGACATCTCCTCACACCCCCAGCGAGACCTTCTATGGCGTGACCGTCCTGAAGGCCCTCAAG ctgggccaggAGGGCAAGGTTCCCCTGCAGAGCGCCCACCTCTACTACAACGTGACGGAGAAGGTGCGGCACATGATGGAGTCCTACTTCCGCCTGGAGGTCCCGCTCCACTTCTCTTACTCCCACCTGGTGTGCCGCACAGCCATCGAGG ATAAGCAAGAAGGCCGGAGTGACAACAGTCACGAGGTGCATGTGGACAACTGCATCCTCAACGCGGAGGCCATGGTGTGTGTGAAGGAGCCACCAGCCTACACCTTCCGGGATTACAG TGCCATCCTCTACCTCAATGGGGACTTTGAAGGGGGAGCTTTCTACTTCACAGAGCTGGATGCCAAGACGGAGACT GCAGAGGTGCAGCCCCAATGTGGCCGTGCCGTGGGCTTCTCCTCCGGTTCAGAGAACCCTCATGGGGTGAAGGCTGTGACCAAAGGCCAGCGCTGCGCCATTGCCCTCTGGTTCACCTTGGACCCACGGCACAGTGAGCGG GAGCGTGTGCAGGCTGACGATCTGGTGAAGATGCTTTTCAGGGTAGAGGAGGTGGACTTGCTGCAGGAGACAGGCACAGAACAGGAGCCACCAGCTCTCACCGCCACTGATGGCTCACATGCAGCAAGGAAGGACGAGCTCTGA
- the CLDN19 gene encoding claudin-19 produces the protein MGGGARELAGYLAALGGWVAALAAAALPQWRQSSYAGDAIITAVGLHEGLWMSCAAQSTGQVQCRLHDSLLSLDVHIQTSRALMVISLLLGFFGIIVSVVGMKCTKVGEEDPVTKSRIAVAGGVLFILSGLCTLAAVSLYATQVTYEFFSASTPINARYEFGSALFVGWGAASLTMLGGSLLCCSCPTKERQGQQYYRQSQPSTAREPHVKISSPVRGEQCL, from the exons AtgggcggcggggcgcgggaGCTGGCCGGGTACCTGGCGGCGCTGGGCGGGTGGGTGGCGGCGCTGGCCGCAGCGGCGCTGCCCCAGTGGCGGCAGAGCTCGTACGCCGGGGACGCCATCATCACCGCCGTGGGGCTGCACGAAGGGCTGTGGATGAGCTGCGCCGCCCAGAGCACCGGGCAGGTGCAGTGCCGCCTCCACGACTCGCTCCTCTCCCTCGACG TTCACATCCAGACCTCCCGGGCTCTCATGGTTATTTCTCTCCTCCTGGGTTTCTTTGGCATCATTGTGAGCGTCGTGGGCATGAAATGCACCAAAGTTGGTGAAGAGGATCCCGTTACCAAGAGCCGCATTGCTGTTGCTGGGGGTGTCCTCTTTATCCTCTCCG GTCTGTGTACGTTAGCGGCCGTGTCCCTGTATGCAACACAGGTCACCTATGAGTTCTTCAGTGCCAGCACCCCGATCAACGCAAG GTACGAATTCGGCTCAGCGTTGTTTGTTGGCTGGGGGGCCGCCAGCCTCACCATGCTGGGGGGCTCCCTCCTGTGCTGTTCCTGCCCCACCAAGGAGCGGCAAGGACAGCAGTACTATCGGCAGTCGCAGCCCTCAACAGCTCGGGA ACCCCATGTAAAAATATCTTCACCCGTCAGGGGAGAGCAGTGCTTGTAG
- the C21H1orf50 gene encoding uncharacterized protein C1orf50 homolog, whose product MAAAGGAEPGGGGDGGGGGAGLALALAEGGAGRAARVGDPGDLVALARQLQQAGDFVRANACNRLTVIAEQIRYLQEQARKVLEEANRDADLHHVACNFVKKPGNVYYLYRRESGQRYFSLLSPKEWGTSPHEFLGAYKLQHDMSWTAFEDIERRDAEINILDKLLSRQAVLPPCTEPNFQGLTK is encoded by the exons atggcggcggcggggggagcggagcccggcggcggcggcgatggcggcggcggcggcgcgggcctggccctggccctggcagagggcggcgccgggcgggcgGCCCGCGTCGGGGACCCGGGGGACCTGGTGGCCCTGGCccggcagctgcagcag GCGGGTGACTTCGTCCGAGCGAACGCCTGCAACCGCCTGACCGTCATCGCCGAGCAGATCCGGTATTTGCAGGAGCAGGCTCGGAAG GTATTGGAGGAAGCTAACAGAGACGCTGACCTGCACCACGTGGCCTGCAACTTTGTGAAGAAGCCAGGAAACGTTTACTACCTGTATAGGCGGGAGAGTGGCCAAAGATACTTCTCCCTCCTGTCTCCTAAG GAGTGGGGGACCAGTCCCCACGAGTTTCTCGGTGCCTATAAGCTCCAGCATGACATGTCCTGGACTGCGTTTGAGGACATCGAGAGGCGAGATGCTGAAATAAACATCCTGGACAAGCTGCTGAGCCGGCAGGCGGTGCTGCCCCCGTGTACAGAGCCCAACTTCCAGGGTCTCACCAAGTGA